In Alteromonas naphthalenivorans, one DNA window encodes the following:
- a CDS encoding PepSY-associated TM helix domain-containing protein translates to MVSKTIKKWVFWTHLVAGLIAGILVLCMSFTGVLLTYERQIVEFSERLHDVEPAKLSTHAGEKAVRHEDEHIGEYIGGYTDTQAHSAVSARISTARARISTDEVVTILQALKPNEPHIYVRWVNREGAAIPAWAGRYSFLLHPYTGEILREGEGMVGEFFHVVTDFHRYFSLAGDYRVVGKNITAYANLVFLFLIVSGLYLWLPKRLNLRALKQQFLLPKTYQNSHHRNRQWHVVFGIWCLIPLFIIALTATIFHFDWANKAIYGAFGESVPTREQHEEITSLAADEVPYETLFKSAQQHANANGYADWYSMWMEIGEDIQEARFFIDKSIGHRQELAYSLFFDTQTGKVTKVLRKQDWSRGGQAWGTARFLHTGEYFGVVGQTVAGLVSLLACVLVYTGIVLAWRRLVSEPKRLRENAGANS, encoded by the coding sequence ATGGTGTCTAAAACGATAAAGAAGTGGGTCTTTTGGACCCACCTTGTTGCCGGCTTAATAGCCGGCATACTTGTTTTGTGTATGTCCTTTACGGGTGTATTACTGACTTATGAACGGCAAATTGTAGAGTTCAGTGAAAGGCTGCATGATGTAGAGCCTGCTAAGTTGTCTACACATGCGGGTGAAAAGGCTGTGCGACACGAAGACGAGCACATAGGCGAGTACATAGGCGGGTACACTGATACACAAGCGCATAGCGCCGTTAGCGCGCGCATTAGCACCGCTAGGGCACGCATTAGCACCGATGAAGTGGTTACAATTCTACAGGCATTGAAGCCTAACGAACCACATATTTATGTTCGTTGGGTAAACCGCGAAGGCGCAGCTATCCCTGCTTGGGCGGGGCGATACAGCTTTTTACTACACCCTTATACTGGCGAAATTCTGCGAGAAGGCGAGGGCATGGTGGGGGAGTTTTTCCATGTAGTCACCGACTTCCATCGATATTTTTCTCTTGCGGGCGACTATCGCGTGGTAGGCAAAAACATCACGGCGTACGCCAACTTGGTATTCCTCTTTCTAATCGTAAGTGGCCTGTATTTATGGTTGCCTAAGCGTTTAAATTTAAGAGCCCTAAAACAGCAGTTTCTATTACCCAAAACCTACCAGAATTCCCATCATCGGAATCGTCAGTGGCATGTCGTCTTTGGTATCTGGTGTCTAATTCCGCTATTCATTATTGCCTTAACCGCCACTATTTTTCATTTCGATTGGGCCAATAAAGCCATATATGGCGCCTTTGGTGAAAGCGTGCCGACGCGGGAGCAGCATGAGGAAATTACCAGTTTAGCGGCTGACGAAGTGCCTTATGAAACCTTGTTTAAGTCAGCCCAGCAACATGCTAATGCCAATGGCTACGCAGATTGGTATTCAATGTGGATGGAAATAGGTGAAGATATCCAGGAAGCACGTTTTTTCATTGATAAAAGCATAGGGCATAGACAAGAGCTTGCGTATTCGCTGTTTTTCGATACCCAAACCGGCAAAGTAACTAAGGTACTAAGAAAGCAAGATTGGTCTCGTGGTGGTCAAGCGTGGGGCACGGCGCGCTTTCTACATACCGGTGAATACTTTGGGGTTGTCGGCCAAACCGTGGCAGGGCTGGTGTCCTTGCTTGCTTGTGTACTGGTGTATACCGGCATTGTGTTGGCGTGGCGCAGATTAGTCAGCGAGCCTAAACGGTTACGTGAGAACGCAGGGGCAAACTCTTAA
- a CDS encoding TonB-dependent receptor, translating to MKKRVFIGAVCTLSSAFSYAQVQAVDETKPVETAAVEKISVVGAATNLSITAEEIEQYQANDLADIFRYSPSISVGGSVGVAQKIYIRGLEDAYLNVTVDGAQQTSTLFHHIGRVTIDPDLLQQIDVQAGAGEATSGPGAIGGSIRFKTKDADDLLAEGEQFGGRVKASYFSNDGTRYSGSLYGKLSDTWGVLGYYSTVDRDNMEDGDGNEIYGTAADQDMLFLKASGDIAENHYLSLSVEQRDEEGEFSARPNWVVLEGAALYPSEAERDTYVANYRFAHSDMVYLEATAYQTDSSFQGGRFNWLAEIDTYGFDIRNTSETANHKFVYGVDYRSDEVESGPAAGAVENAEESSVTGIYAQGYSDITPELLLSYGVRYDDYDFQQRILLEEYYGTPVTDSEASLDDSELSFNIGVAYQLTEAWTLGLGYAEAARGKEIGDGFTIDGYLYDGSDIPVVADDLVPETVQNIEASIEYSANNLNAKLSVYNSTLDDVIFEGFEGNSVFNNIGSVESSGIEFDLAYRVDSFDFFFGFSTADTELDPRDGLYSVDYSSIDLNGYEFVGLGNSRGDTIVVGVDYAVNADISVGTSIRQVRSIDIDTLHQAVDLGWTDSLYSLNKPSYTLVDLYGEWQATSNILVNLAVSNLFDEQYIDHSSVGDYSEVFGTVIGPHEAGRDIRLSVTYDF from the coding sequence TTGAAAAAACGAGTGTTCATTGGTGCGGTTTGCACTCTATCTAGCGCGTTTTCCTATGCCCAAGTACAAGCAGTTGATGAAACTAAGCCTGTCGAAACGGCCGCTGTTGAAAAAATATCGGTAGTAGGCGCTGCAACAAACCTAAGTATTACTGCTGAAGAAATCGAGCAATACCAAGCTAATGATCTCGCTGATATATTTCGCTACTCGCCTTCAATTAGTGTTGGTGGTTCAGTTGGCGTGGCACAAAAAATATATATTCGCGGCCTAGAAGATGCTTATTTAAATGTCACCGTAGATGGTGCACAGCAAACCTCCACACTTTTCCATCACATTGGCCGTGTCACTATCGATCCAGATTTACTCCAGCAAATTGATGTGCAGGCCGGCGCTGGTGAAGCAACCAGTGGCCCAGGCGCAATTGGTGGTTCAATTCGCTTTAAAACAAAAGATGCGGATGACCTTTTAGCTGAAGGCGAGCAATTTGGTGGCCGTGTTAAAGCAAGCTACTTTTCGAACGACGGCACACGCTATAGTGGCAGCCTTTACGGCAAGCTAAGTGATACATGGGGTGTGCTAGGTTATTACAGCACTGTCGATCGCGACAATATGGAAGATGGCGACGGTAACGAAATTTACGGTACAGCAGCCGATCAAGACATGTTGTTCCTTAAAGCCAGTGGTGATATTGCTGAAAATCACTATTTGTCGCTAAGTGTTGAGCAACGTGACGAAGAAGGTGAGTTTTCAGCACGCCCGAACTGGGTAGTATTAGAAGGTGCAGCGCTTTACCCAAGTGAAGCCGAGCGTGATACCTATGTAGCAAACTATCGTTTCGCACATAGCGATATGGTTTACCTGGAAGCCACCGCTTATCAAACCGATTCTTCATTTCAAGGTGGCCGTTTTAATTGGTTAGCCGAAATAGACACCTACGGTTTCGATATTCGCAATACCAGCGAAACAGCAAACCACAAGTTTGTATACGGGGTAGATTACCGTAGCGATGAAGTGGAAAGTGGACCAGCCGCAGGAGCGGTAGAGAACGCTGAAGAAAGTAGCGTAACGGGTATTTATGCACAGGGTTACAGCGATATTACCCCTGAGCTATTACTTAGCTACGGTGTGCGCTACGACGACTATGATTTTCAGCAACGCATATTGCTTGAAGAGTATTACGGTACACCGGTTACCGACAGCGAAGCTTCACTAGACGACTCTGAACTAAGCTTTAATATTGGTGTTGCATATCAGCTTACTGAAGCATGGACCCTAGGTTTGGGTTATGCCGAAGCGGCTAGAGGAAAAGAAATTGGCGATGGTTTTACTATCGACGGTTACCTTTATGATGGCTCAGATATTCCAGTGGTTGCTGATGATCTTGTACCCGAAACAGTACAAAACATTGAAGCGTCTATTGAATACAGTGCGAATAACTTAAATGCGAAATTAAGCGTTTATAACTCAACCCTAGATGATGTGATTTTTGAAGGTTTTGAAGGAAACTCTGTTTTCAATAATATCGGTAGCGTAGAAAGCAGCGGTATTGAATTCGACCTTGCTTATCGCGTCGATTCATTCGACTTCTTCTTTGGCTTCTCGACCGCCGATACTGAATTAGACCCAAGAGACGGCCTATACAGCGTTGACTATTCATCTATTGATTTAAACGGTTATGAATTTGTGGGCTTAGGTAATAGCCGCGGCGATACCATAGTGGTTGGCGTAGATTACGCCGTTAACGCCGATATAAGTGTTGGGACTAGCATCAGACAGGTTAGGTCTATTGATATTGATACCTTGCACCAAGCAGTTGATTTGGGCTGGACAGACAGCTTGTATAGTTTAAACAAACCAAGCTACACCCTTGTTGACCTGTATGGTGAGTGGCAGGCCACAAGCAATATTCTTGTTAACCTAGCGGTATCTAACTTGTTCGATGAGCAATACATCGACCATTCAAGCGTGGGTGACTATAGCGAAGTATTTGGCACTGTTATTGGCCCCCATGAAGCAGGTAGAGATATTAGGCTATCAGTAACCTACGACTTTTAG
- a CDS encoding DUF2986 domain-containing protein gives MNRRKKIIKKLQKKDKKANAKIHKSNKPAYISKAEREKLAEQANSDEQSKQPENKQE, from the coding sequence ATGAACCGTCGAAAAAAAATCATCAAGAAACTTCAGAAGAAAGATAAAAAAGCGAACGCTAAAATTCATAAGAGCAATAAGCCGGCTTATATTTCTAAAGCAGAACGGGAAAAGTTAGCTGAACAAGCTAATAGCGATGAGCAAAGTAAACAGCCTGAAAACAAACAAGAATAA
- a CDS encoding tyrosine-type recombinase/integrase — MAKQLERHNINDTLYIFKQDNSERWYARFVLYNRWYCKTTKKKDKDEAIAMAHRIFLDHEIRIETNTLVQSKRFRDVAETVIKKLENELAHGGGKPTYKDYIRALQNYHIPYFDRTYVTSINQDSIRNFDAWRIEQLKRVPASSTLLTHNSALQLVFKEAIEHKWMFAAQVPVLSSKGEHGKRRAAFSQEEYDVVLDGIIESEKTAHTAKTREIRELLHDYCEIAVNTGIRPGTEMENITWGDIELRRQKEKVQFFIHVRKGKTTKHTGARKVVCKKDVVGALKNLRDRFPDRKPSDKLFRLIDGSETRQLGKAFEKVLQDTGLKESPMGPRTLYSLRHTYITWQLLDGQSMEVIAKQCGTSISMIEQHYSHVKPEMFADALSGVAFDKETPKEKNTSKFALRVSGMLEKRFEKWEKNYRLNGCI; from the coding sequence ATGGCTAAACAGTTAGAAAGACACAACATAAACGATACGCTATATATTTTTAAGCAAGATAACAGCGAACGCTGGTATGCTCGTTTCGTGTTGTATAACAGGTGGTATTGCAAAACCACTAAGAAGAAAGATAAAGACGAAGCGATAGCAATGGCGCATCGCATATTTCTTGACCACGAGATACGGATTGAGACCAACACACTAGTCCAAAGTAAACGGTTCCGAGATGTCGCCGAAACAGTTATTAAAAAGCTGGAAAACGAGCTGGCTCATGGTGGCGGTAAACCGACCTACAAAGACTATATCCGCGCACTCCAGAATTATCACATCCCCTACTTTGATCGCACTTATGTTACGAGTATAAATCAAGATTCTATTCGCAATTTTGATGCTTGGCGTATAGAGCAACTTAAACGTGTTCCGGCTTCATCGACACTTCTTACGCACAATTCTGCACTTCAGTTAGTGTTTAAAGAAGCAATAGAGCATAAGTGGATGTTTGCTGCTCAAGTGCCGGTGCTGTCATCCAAAGGTGAACACGGAAAGCGAAGAGCTGCTTTTTCACAAGAGGAATATGATGTTGTACTTGATGGTATTATCGAATCAGAGAAAACAGCACACACAGCGAAAACGCGAGAAATCAGGGAACTGCTACACGACTATTGCGAAATAGCGGTAAACACTGGCATCAGGCCAGGAACAGAAATGGAGAATATCACCTGGGGTGATATAGAGTTACGTCGCCAAAAAGAAAAAGTGCAGTTTTTCATCCATGTTCGAAAAGGTAAAACCACCAAGCATACTGGTGCGCGTAAGGTTGTCTGTAAAAAGGATGTTGTCGGCGCTCTGAAGAACCTAAGAGATAGATTTCCTGATAGAAAGCCAAGTGACAAGCTATTCAGGCTTATAGATGGAAGTGAAACGCGCCAGCTAGGTAAAGCTTTTGAAAAGGTACTGCAGGACACCGGTTTGAAAGAATCTCCGATGGGGCCGAGAACACTATATTCACTGAGACATACCTACATCACATGGCAGCTACTGGATGGTCAGTCAATGGAAGTAATTGCAAAACAATGTGGCACTAGCATCAGCATGATTGAACAGCACTACAGTCATGTCAAACCAGAGATGTTTGCTGATGCGCTTTCTGGCGTCGCATTTGATAAAGAAACGCCCAAAGAGAAAAATACTTCAAAATTTGCTCTTCGTGTTAGCGGTATGCTGGAGAAGCGGTTTGAGAAGTGGGAGAAGAACTATCGACTCAATGGCTGTATATAA
- a CDS encoding ATP-dependent nuclease, which produces MKLSAILISNFKGISDEITILIDNIVVLVGPNNSCKSTILDAYESYVSLGTPLSIDHFHCRDTKKPIIITGVFKDLTQEDIDTFGQEWHLQHDPDFGECAKFQIRWESPDATGVKYSFSNKINDWKKGGAGGWNTLLQSRLPTPIRLNPNDGYEALEKVVKDLASKNAAKKVKDDKTKVAGIVAEIEKLAKEVDKELSGSIGQLSSKIETEINKLFAGSSVSFETGVGKFKVEDAIKDGSKFFIKTSNYQSSLEHQGTGIKRAFLWSAVNALCSEGLYKKGTKKIQDENSKILLIDEPEINLHPSIIKAARKAIYALADMEGWQIICTTHSPIFIDLTQDHTTLIKVSNNQKNVFYFQTDRACFSDDEKENLKMLNRCCPTVNEFFFYPNSILVEGDTEYLAYQYIIEKSGLEGQYCVINCRGKANIPTFIKIFDQFSANAIAVHDLDTKLNKNGNANAMWSINLKIRTLADEANGRVQTVVHNPDFEGFYLGEAPEKDKPYNLFTHLTSPTFETDTKYLALRNSLNDILDGSHKGLYATHAELDTMAK; this is translated from the coding sequence ATGAAGCTTTCAGCAATTCTAATCTCAAATTTCAAAGGTATTAGTGACGAAATAACAATACTTATCGATAATATTGTCGTCCTAGTAGGACCAAACAATAGCTGCAAGTCGACAATACTTGACGCATACGAGTCTTACGTTTCCTTAGGCACACCACTCAGTATCGACCATTTTCATTGCAGAGATACTAAAAAGCCAATAATCATCACTGGTGTGTTCAAAGATTTAACGCAAGAAGATATCGATACTTTTGGACAAGAGTGGCATTTGCAACATGATCCTGATTTTGGCGAATGCGCAAAGTTTCAAATTAGATGGGAAAGTCCTGACGCAACCGGAGTTAAATACAGTTTTAGTAACAAAATAAATGATTGGAAAAAAGGCGGAGCTGGTGGGTGGAATACATTATTACAAAGTAGATTGCCGACACCGATCAGACTAAACCCCAATGATGGATATGAAGCACTCGAGAAAGTAGTGAAAGATTTAGCCTCTAAAAACGCAGCTAAAAAGGTCAAAGACGATAAAACGAAAGTTGCTGGTATAGTTGCTGAAATTGAAAAGCTCGCTAAAGAGGTAGACAAGGAATTATCCGGTAGTATCGGTCAACTCAGCTCAAAAATAGAAACTGAAATCAATAAACTATTTGCAGGTTCATCAGTAAGCTTTGAGACAGGTGTAGGAAAATTTAAGGTCGAAGATGCAATTAAAGATGGTAGTAAATTCTTTATTAAGACCAGCAACTACCAATCGTCATTAGAGCACCAAGGCACTGGTATCAAAAGAGCGTTCCTATGGTCGGCGGTTAATGCTCTATGTAGCGAAGGTTTGTATAAAAAAGGCACAAAGAAAATTCAAGATGAAAACTCAAAAATATTATTGATTGACGAGCCTGAAATTAACCTTCACCCTTCTATAATCAAGGCTGCTCGAAAAGCTATATATGCACTAGCTGATATGGAAGGTTGGCAAATCATATGTACTACTCACTCGCCTATATTCATTGATTTAACTCAAGACCACACCACACTAATAAAAGTATCAAACAATCAAAAGAATGTGTTCTACTTCCAAACTGATAGAGCATGCTTTAGTGATGACGAAAAAGAAAATTTGAAAATGTTAAACCGTTGCTGTCCTACAGTGAACGAGTTCTTCTTCTATCCTAACTCTATATTAGTAGAAGGTGACACTGAGTATCTCGCATATCAGTATATAATTGAAAAAAGTGGTCTTGAAGGTCAATACTGCGTGATTAATTGTAGAGGTAAGGCTAACATCCCTACTTTCATTAAAATATTTGACCAGTTTAGTGCGAATGCGATTGCTGTACACGATCTTGACACAAAACTAAATAAAAATGGCAATGCAAACGCTATGTGGTCAATTAACCTCAAAATTCGAACGTTGGCAGATGAAGCCAATGGTCGCGTGCAGACAGTTGTTCACAATCCTGACTTCGAAGGTTTCTATCTCGGTGAAGCTCCGGAAAAGGATAAACCGTATAATTTGTTTACCCACCTTACCTCTCCTACCTTTGAGACCGATACAAAATATTTAGCTTTGCGAAACTCCTTAAATGACATTTTAGATGGCTCTCATAAAGGCTTGTATGCAACCCACGCAGAGCTCGATACTATGGCTAAGTAG
- a CDS encoding HEPN domain-containing protein, producing MALPKPITDITKLLISTPAHFVGQYENDVFRIINANENARVNAYTPKADERIYREYIEITVATPEYKNDIIFLPDYSQMGENFCIALSVLFGKRFDSHGLIQQHGRPYIPSVESNHKIYNKNLSFNSVNKRADYQIELNLENIKYIEDVLFEHDGDKADAQSTFWYAGRFYIQAVRIAEESPEIAFLSLITAGEILASHFKYPIEELLDDSTRQLLEDLKSLGTDGEKLYRKVSSKLMGISEAFCKFIIDCLDRDFFTRTEAKHEYKKLSESDIKQRLKAAYNLRSKYVHAGKLPSSWMAVNYLHDNDEVIRGNPVIEDKDMQKSIKLSPTFIGMERIIRYSLIKFLIQTNIIVDDLESLQ from the coding sequence ATGGCATTACCTAAGCCAATAACAGACATCACAAAACTGCTTATATCAACACCAGCTCATTTTGTGGGCCAATATGAAAATGATGTGTTTCGAATCATCAATGCAAACGAGAATGCACGAGTAAACGCATACACACCAAAAGCTGATGAAAGAATTTATCGGGAATACATAGAAATTACCGTCGCAACACCTGAGTACAAAAATGACATCATTTTTTTACCTGACTATAGCCAAATGGGTGAAAATTTTTGTATCGCGCTTTCTGTATTATTTGGAAAACGATTCGATTCTCATGGGTTAATACAACAGCACGGGAGGCCTTACATTCCATCAGTTGAATCTAATCACAAAATATATAACAAGAACCTGTCCTTCAATAGTGTTAATAAAAGAGCCGATTACCAGATAGAACTAAACTTAGAAAACATCAAATATATTGAAGATGTTCTGTTTGAGCATGATGGCGACAAGGCTGATGCACAATCAACATTTTGGTATGCAGGTAGGTTTTATATACAGGCAGTTCGAATAGCAGAAGAAAGCCCAGAGATAGCTTTTCTTAGTCTCATAACTGCTGGTGAAATATTGGCTTCTCATTTCAAGTATCCAATAGAAGAGCTACTTGACGATAGTACAAGGCAGTTATTAGAAGATCTTAAGAGCCTTGGTACAGATGGAGAAAAATTATACAGAAAAGTTAGTTCTAAATTAATGGGAATTTCAGAGGCGTTCTGTAAGTTTATTATTGATTGCCTAGACCGTGATTTTTTCACTAGAACCGAAGCAAAACATGAATACAAAAAGCTTTCAGAGTCGGATATTAAGCAGAGATTAAAAGCCGCTTATAATTTGCGCAGCAAGTATGTTCATGCAGGGAAATTACCCTCGTCTTGGATGGCAGTGAATTATTTGCATGATAATGATGAAGTCATACGCGGTAACCCTGTAATCGAAGATAAAGACATGCAGAAGTCAATCAAACTGTCACCTACATTCATCGGGATGGAGCGGATAATAAGGTATTCTTTGATAAAGTTTCTCATACAAACTAATATTATCGTGGATGACTTGGAAAGCTTGCAATAA
- a CDS encoding MBL fold metallo-hydrolase codes for MFVESVKTPGIAHLSYLIGSDGEACVIDPQLDTQHYLTLAGKHECRITTIIETHRNEDFISGAVALANQTGADIYHGKYADEPIEYARKAGNGDKFEIGKWTLEVIATPGHTKDSICVLAIDNEQDGQPIGVFTGDTLFVSEVGRTDFYPEEMEKMAGQLYDSLQTLANLGDDIIVYPAHGAGSVCGSGMAEREFTTIGIEKRQNPGYQCTSKKAFIERKLKENHYIAPYFSKMEQSNVTGMDTPLPPVACQKLAQDAQSAWQKSAERPGVLIDVRSHAQFRDCHYPGSLNLPGGLLSAYGGWFLDYSTPIALVADSHQQATESSEQLWRMGYQQISGYLTMVPKPDTIEAYHRQHVNAVTADKVDERIRAPRANWQLLDVRKQEEVENNEFDQAKHIYLGYLPEMCHQLDKSRHYTLACGSGKRATVAASYLLAQGFENVDVFIGSMQAWQSYQQGA; via the coding sequence ATGTTTGTAGAATCTGTTAAAACACCGGGCATTGCGCACCTTTCCTACCTGATTGGCAGCGATGGTGAAGCCTGTGTGATTGATCCTCAGTTAGATACGCAGCATTATCTCACCCTTGCCGGAAAGCATGAATGCCGGATCACCACCATCATCGAAACCCACCGCAATGAAGACTTTATCTCTGGCGCGGTAGCGCTGGCCAACCAGACCGGTGCTGATATTTACCATGGTAAATACGCTGACGAGCCTATCGAATATGCCCGCAAGGCCGGTAATGGCGATAAATTTGAGATTGGCAAATGGACACTCGAAGTTATTGCAACGCCCGGCCATACTAAAGACAGTATTTGTGTGTTGGCTATCGACAACGAACAGGACGGTCAGCCTATCGGCGTATTTACCGGCGATACCTTATTTGTCAGTGAAGTCGGTCGCACAGACTTCTACCCCGAGGAAATGGAAAAAATGGCTGGCCAGCTTTATGACAGCCTACAAACGCTGGCCAACCTGGGTGATGACATTATTGTGTACCCGGCTCATGGCGCAGGGTCGGTGTGTGGCTCAGGCATGGCAGAACGTGAGTTTACCACCATAGGCATTGAGAAACGGCAAAACCCGGGCTATCAATGTACCTCTAAAAAAGCCTTTATAGAGCGTAAGTTAAAAGAGAATCATTATATTGCTCCCTACTTTAGCAAAATGGAGCAGTCTAACGTTACCGGGATGGATACGCCTTTACCGCCAGTGGCGTGCCAGAAGCTGGCACAGGATGCTCAGTCAGCCTGGCAGAAAAGCGCAGAACGTCCCGGCGTGCTCATTGATGTAAGAAGTCATGCCCAGTTTCGAGACTGTCACTATCCCGGCAGTCTTAATTTGCCGGGCGGCTTACTCAGCGCTTATGGTGGTTGGTTTCTGGACTACTCCACACCTATCGCACTGGTGGCAGATTCCCATCAACAGGCAACCGAAAGCTCCGAACAGCTGTGGCGGATGGGCTACCAGCAGATTAGTGGTTATCTGACCATGGTACCAAAGCCAGATACCATTGAGGCTTACCATCGTCAGCATGTGAACGCCGTTACTGCAGATAAGGTTGATGAGCGCATTAGAGCACCACGTGCTAACTGGCAACTGCTGGATGTTCGCAAACAGGAAGAGGTTGAAAACAACGAATTTGACCAGGCAAAGCATATCTACTTAGGCTATCTGCCGGAAATGTGCCACCAACTGGATAAATCCCGCCATTATACACTGGCCTGTGGCAGCGGTAAGCGCGCCACCGTAGCAGCCAGTTATCTGCTGGCACAGGGTTTTGAAAACGTGGATGTTTTTATTGGTTCAATGCAAGCCTGGCAGAGCTACCAACAAGGCGCCTAA
- a CDS encoding SOS response-associated peptidase family protein: MQLRVAKTLEEKMCGFIQRVTDSPAVIALLEQIGLGDVVPSFQQEKEGILNFYPAFGKNPDRQIKNVIISPNKTVNATWWYDCQESGDSLNVGRRTTFNARDLDSPYWKSAVKHCRALVIATALGESKQVQKKKEHYLMEADSAVLIGAVYREFSNGLYSTAVITRPPHPAFKKYHEQSIPCFLPHDKQFISAWLSGADDAAVKAELNNPKIHTGFTVTKVKTFKGGVALSESERLSANRQQ, from the coding sequence ATGCAGTTAAGAGTTGCAAAAACGCTGGAGGAAAAAATGTGTGGTTTTATTCAACGAGTTACCGATTCGCCAGCTGTTATTGCGCTGTTAGAACAAATTGGACTAGGTGATGTTGTTCCTTCGTTTCAGCAGGAAAAAGAGGGAATACTGAATTTTTATCCTGCCTTTGGAAAAAATCCTGACCGACAGATTAAGAATGTCATCATCAGCCCGAACAAAACAGTTAATGCTACCTGGTGGTATGACTGCCAGGAAAGCGGTGACAGTCTCAACGTGGGAAGAAGAACCACTTTCAATGCGAGAGACCTGGATAGTCCTTACTGGAAAAGCGCGGTGAAACATTGTCGGGCATTGGTGATTGCGACAGCACTGGGTGAATCGAAACAAGTTCAAAAGAAAAAAGAGCACTATTTAATGGAGGCGGATTCAGCAGTGTTAATCGGAGCCGTATACAGAGAGTTCAGCAACGGCCTTTATTCGACTGCTGTCATTACCCGTCCGCCTCATCCAGCATTTAAAAAATACCATGAGCAATCTATCCCCTGTTTTCTTCCTCACGACAAACAATTTATTTCAGCATGGTTATCCGGTGCAGATGACGCTGCTGTAAAGGCAGAACTCAATAATCCGAAGATTCACACTGGCTTCACAGTGACAAAAGTGAAAACCTTTAAGGGAGGCGTGGCGTTAAGCGAGTCGGAGAGGCTTTCAGCTAATAGGCAGCAATGA
- a CDS encoding LexA family protein — translation MKFIPLKAQAGIVGFESPAVEYVELELSLDELLIDHKSATFIGFAQGESMMGDGIFDGDLLIVSRAEEVSHMTVIVASLNGEFICKRLDKHQRQLLSSAENATPHVLGEDDDFRVEGVVIRSIRLHKKITRLL, via the coding sequence ATGAAGTTTATACCGCTAAAAGCACAAGCCGGAATAGTGGGCTTTGAATCGCCAGCCGTTGAATATGTTGAGCTGGAATTAAGTTTGGATGAGCTGTTAATCGATCATAAAAGTGCGACATTTATCGGTTTCGCCCAGGGTGAGTCAATGATGGGTGACGGCATTTTTGACGGTGATTTATTAATAGTGTCACGTGCTGAAGAAGTGTCCCATATGACAGTTATTGTCGCCTCTTTAAACGGAGAGTTTATCTGTAAACGTTTAGATAAGCATCAAAGGCAATTATTGTCATCTGCTGAAAATGCGACACCTCATGTATTAGGAGAAGATGACGATTTTCGCGTAGAAGGTGTGGTAATTCGCTCCATTCGTCTGCATAAGAAAATTACGAGATTACTGTAA